In Roseofilum capinflatum BLCC-M114, the following are encoded in one genomic region:
- a CDS encoding glutamine synthetase family protein translates to MDRDIEASLKKAGVQFIRILWCDNGNLIRGKAVHVGMLADYQAQGVGLSMAQQGMPVIGSTPASGSGLGPVGEVQLIPDWSTLMALPYTPSHARVMGNMIKDGEPWPVCPRRFLRDMAADAKLEGLEIIASFENEFYLLERRGNGEIVPNDQAPYCSTYGMDIQQRIIDDIATALNEQGVLVEQYYPESGAGQHEISVLYTQALAAADQQVVFRETVKAIAHYHNRIASFLPKIFPDQAGSGAHLHLSLWHKGENLLPDPSGLLGLSDLARWFIGGILHHHRALMAITNPIPNSYRRLQPHSWSGAFCCWGLDNKEAAIRVISNPEGTGSSHFEFKTIDAAANPYLALGAIIAAGLDGIRNQIEPPQPVDCDPGTLPEEERQHRGIQWLPESLLEAITALQENQVLLSALSPPLAQAYLAVRQAEWEMMKDWDLQKEVKMLLEFY, encoded by the coding sequence ATGGATCGTGATATTGAAGCATCTCTCAAAAAAGCTGGAGTCCAATTTATCCGCATTCTCTGGTGCGATAATGGCAATCTGATCCGAGGAAAAGCGGTTCATGTGGGCATGTTAGCGGATTATCAAGCTCAGGGGGTAGGCTTGTCTATGGCTCAACAAGGAATGCCGGTGATTGGCAGTACGCCAGCCTCTGGCAGTGGTTTGGGGCCGGTGGGAGAGGTGCAGTTGATTCCCGATTGGTCTACACTGATGGCTCTACCCTATACTCCAAGCCATGCGCGGGTCATGGGCAATATGATTAAAGATGGAGAACCTTGGCCGGTTTGTCCTCGGCGGTTTTTACGGGATATGGCGGCTGATGCGAAGCTGGAAGGGTTAGAAATTATTGCTTCGTTTGAAAATGAATTTTATTTATTAGAGCGCAGGGGAAACGGGGAAATTGTTCCCAATGACCAAGCGCCCTATTGTTCGACCTATGGCATGGATATTCAGCAACGAATTATTGATGATATTGCCACGGCTCTCAATGAGCAAGGGGTATTAGTGGAGCAGTATTATCCGGAGTCGGGTGCGGGACAACATGAAATTTCCGTGTTGTATACTCAGGCATTGGCGGCGGCTGACCAGCAGGTGGTGTTTCGGGAAACGGTGAAGGCGATCGCCCATTATCATAATCGTATTGCTTCTTTTTTACCCAAAATTTTTCCCGATCAGGCCGGAAGTGGCGCTCATCTCCATCTGAGTTTATGGCATAAAGGGGAAAATTTACTGCCCGACCCCTCCGGACTCTTGGGATTATCGGATCTCGCTCGCTGGTTTATTGGCGGTATCCTCCATCACCATCGCGCCCTCATGGCCATCACCAACCCCATCCCCAACTCCTACCGTCGTCTCCAACCCCATTCCTGGAGCGGAGCCTTTTGCTGTTGGGGGTTGGACAATAAAGAAGCCGCCATTCGGGTCATAAGTAACCCAGAAGGCACAGGTTCCAGCCATTTTGAGTTTAAAACCATTGATGCGGCTGCCAACCCCTATTTAGCCCTAGGAGCCATCATTGCCGCCGGTTTGGATGGAATCCGCAACCAGATCGAACCCCCCCAACCCGTAGATTGCGATCCGGGTACATTGCCAGAAGAGGAACGCCAACATCGCGGCATTCAGTGGCTACCGGAAAGCCTTCTAGAAGCCATAACCGCTTTACAAGAAAATCAGGTATTACTCAGCGCTCTGAGTCCGCCCTTAGCCCAAGCCTATCTAGCCGTGCGCCAAGCGGAATGGGAAATGATGAAAGATTGGGACTTGCAGAAAGAGGTGAAGATGTTGTTAGAGTTCTATTGA
- a CDS encoding PAS domain S-box protein yields the protein MHVTGISILGGLVLLAIATYQVYQQIVRRRRAELSLRQQTQRERLINEIAQHIRQSLNLDEVLATTVADVRQFLECDRVLIYQIYADGTGCAITETVLPDYPRILGEVFPEEVFPKEYHQAYVEGKIRAIANIEQAEIESCLVEFVQQFAVKAKLVVPIIQTLTDIESPDNLPQTPHLWGLLIAHHCRQPRQWQPHEIELMKQLATQVAIAIRQSELYQQLQHLNTQLEQRVEQRTQELAHTNHALRLEIAERQRTEIALRHTNHTLQSLIAASPRAIFTLDLQDRVQLWNPAAEKMFGWTEPEVYNQSNPILCQETVEDYRNLRQACLQGITPPSLELRRSKKDGSPIDIVFSAAPLRDSNDHISGMVAVVADVTEQKRQAEQVRLLQSVVVNTNDAVLITEAFPLDPPGPRILYVNHAFTRMTGYTLEEVIGQTPRILQGPKTDRQKLEQVRTSLAQWQPLTMELINYRQDGSEFWVEFSLVPVANKHNEYTHWVSIQRDITERKHTEEALRRSEERFRSLIENALDIITLLDRRGNIDYASPSVEKVLGYSPTQLMGQNFFDFVHPDDSQKIYQHTLNSLDSEDVLLPMEFRARHQDGSWRILEAVTHRDQSVSDPGGVTERCRGVETSPELRIVVNSRDITARKRLNEVKLALEREKELHTLKTRFFSMASHEFRTPLSTALAATQLLEQSSHLHQAEDPLKRSRNLRRIQDAIKQIIHLLDDILTINRAEAGKLEFNPEPLDLQKFCRQLLEEIQLSAGHQYPLKLRSNDHNPCVYLDKKLLRSILSNLLSNAIKYSPVGSEVELSLTVEPQQIVFAISDRGIGISPEDQKHLFEPFQRGQNVGNIPGTGLGLVVTKKCVELQGGTLRVESQIDLGTTLTVILPLNHC from the coding sequence ATGCATGTAACAGGTATTAGTATTTTAGGTGGACTGGTGTTGCTGGCGATCGCCACTTACCAAGTTTATCAACAAATTGTTCGCCGCCGCCGGGCCGAACTGAGCTTGAGACAACAAACTCAGCGAGAGCGATTAATCAACGAAATCGCCCAACATATCCGGCAATCTTTGAATCTGGATGAAGTGCTGGCCACGACTGTTGCCGATGTACGCCAATTTCTAGAGTGCGATCGCGTCTTAATCTATCAAATTTATGCCGATGGAACCGGGTGCGCCATTACCGAAACCGTTTTACCCGATTATCCACGTATTTTAGGCGAAGTCTTTCCCGAAGAAGTCTTTCCCAAAGAATATCATCAAGCATACGTTGAAGGTAAAATTCGGGCGATCGCCAACATCGAACAAGCCGAAATTGAATCCTGTTTAGTCGAATTTGTGCAACAATTCGCCGTTAAAGCCAAATTAGTCGTTCCCATCATCCAAACCCTAACCGACATTGAAAGCCCCGACAACCTGCCTCAAACGCCCCATCTGTGGGGTTTACTCATTGCCCACCACTGTCGCCAACCCAGACAATGGCAACCCCACGAAATCGAACTGATGAAACAACTCGCCACCCAAGTGGCGATCGCCATCCGCCAATCCGAACTCTATCAACAACTGCAACACCTCAACACCCAACTCGAACAGCGCGTCGAGCAACGCACCCAAGAACTCGCCCACACTAACCACGCCCTGCGCCTAGAAATTGCTGAACGTCAACGCACCGAAATCGCCCTCCGGCACACTAACCACACCCTACAGTCCCTCATTGCCGCCTCTCCCCGTGCCATCTTCACCCTTGACCTCCAAGACCGGGTACAACTATGGAACCCAGCCGCAGAAAAAATGTTTGGCTGGACAGAACCAGAAGTTTACAATCAATCCAACCCCATCCTCTGCCAAGAAACCGTAGAAGACTACCGCAACCTTCGCCAAGCCTGTCTGCAAGGCATCACTCCCCCCAGTTTAGAACTGCGCCGCTCGAAAAAAGACGGCTCCCCCATTGATATTGTCTTCTCTGCTGCTCCCCTACGCGACAGCAACGACCACATTAGTGGCATGGTTGCCGTTGTCGCCGACGTTACCGAACAAAAACGGCAAGCCGAACAAGTGCGGCTGCTTCAGTCAGTCGTTGTCAATACGAATGATGCTGTTTTAATCACGGAAGCCTTCCCCCTCGATCCTCCCGGCCCCAGGATTCTCTACGTCAATCATGCCTTTACCCGCATGACCGGTTATACCTTAGAAGAAGTGATTGGGCAAACGCCCCGTATTCTCCAAGGGCCAAAAACCGATCGCCAAAAACTGGAACAGGTGCGAACGTCCTTGGCTCAATGGCAACCCTTAACCATGGAATTAATCAACTATCGTCAAGATGGCTCCGAGTTTTGGGTTGAGTTTAGCTTAGTTCCAGTGGCCAACAAGCATAATGAATATACCCATTGGGTTTCCATTCAGCGAGATATTACTGAACGCAAACACACGGAAGAAGCCCTGCGCCGTTCTGAAGAACGCTTCCGTTCCCTGATTGAAAATGCCTTAGATATTATTACCCTTCTCGATCGCCGAGGAAACATTGACTATGCCAGTCCTTCCGTCGAAAAAGTTCTCGGTTATTCCCCCACTCAACTGATGGGTCAAAACTTTTTTGACTTCGTGCATCCCGATGACTCCCAGAAAATTTATCAGCACACCCTCAATAGTCTGGACAGTGAAGATGTGCTACTTCCCATGGAATTTCGCGCCCGACATCAGGACGGATCGTGGCGGATCTTAGAAGCAGTTACCCATCGAGATCAATCCGTGAGTGACCCTGGAGGAGTTACCGAGCGCTGCCGAGGTGTAGAAACTTCCCCAGAGCTAAGAATTGTGGTCAATTCCCGCGATATTACCGCCCGCAAGCGACTGAATGAGGTGAAACTGGCTCTAGAGAGGGAAAAAGAATTGCATACTCTGAAAACTCGCTTTTTCTCCATGGCTTCCCATGAGTTTCGCACCCCCTTGAGTACGGCTCTAGCAGCGACCCAATTGTTAGAACAGTCCTCCCATCTCCATCAAGCTGAAGATCCCCTCAAACGCTCCCGTAATTTACGCAGGATACAGGATGCAATTAAACAAATAATACATCTTTTAGATGATATTCTCACCATTAATCGCGCTGAAGCAGGCAAACTGGAATTTAACCCTGAACCCCTTGATTTACAGAAGTTTTGCCGCCAGTTACTGGAAGAAATTCAGTTAAGTGCTGGTCATCAATATCCCCTGAAATTACGGAGTAATGATCATAACCCATGTGTTTACCTAGACAAAAAGCTCCTGCGATCGATTCTTTCTAATTTGTTGTCGAATGCGATTAAATATTCTCCCGTTGGCAGTGAGGTGGAACTGTCTTTAACCGTTGAGCCGCAGCAAATTGTCTTTGCCATTAGCGATCGCGGTATCGGCATTTCCCCAGAGGATCAAAAACACCTGTTTGAACCCTTCCAACGGGGTCAAAATGTGGGCAATATTCCCGGTACAGGATTAGGCCTAGTGGTCACTAAAAAATGCGTAGAATTGCAAGGCGGCACGCTGAGAGTGGAGAGTCAGATCGACTTAGGCACAACCTTAACCGTTATTTTACCCCTGAATCATTGTTAA
- a CDS encoding aldehyde dehydrogenase gives MTPNCEQIIAQQREFFQTGQPRNLNFRKSQLQKLRAVIVENKSKILEGLNQDLHKCEQEGYYELNPISEIDYTLKHLDKWAKIKRTFTSPVMWPSIGEIHPEPLGVVLIISPWNYPFSLAISPLVGAIAAGNCAVIKPSEISPKTSQVLAEVIGKNFDPNYIAVVEGDAEVSQALLAQKFDHIFFTGSTRIGKIVMEAAAKHLTPVTLELGGKSPCIVDEDCDISCTARRIVWGKFLNAGQICIAPDYVLVNQKVKAELTEAMLAEIQSFYGENPEESSDYARIINEKQFNSLEKLLQEGKILCGGKTNPETRYIAPTLIEDVTWDSLVMQEEIFGPILPILEYNRLEEAIAKINERPKPLALYLFSQDSQIQRQVLEQVSSGTAVLNDTILQVSVHQLPFGGVGQSGMGSYHGLASFQTFSHYKSVLRRWFWLDLNLRYPPYGDKLQLFKKLLGY, from the coding sequence ATGACACCGAACTGCGAGCAAATCATTGCCCAACAAAGAGAATTCTTCCAAACGGGACAACCCAGGAACTTAAACTTTCGGAAATCTCAACTCCAGAAACTCAGAGCAGTTATTGTAGAAAATAAGTCAAAAATTCTGGAGGGCTTGAACCAAGATTTACACAAATGCGAACAGGAAGGATATTACGAGTTAAACCCGATCTCCGAAATTGATTATACCTTAAAACACTTAGATAAATGGGCAAAAATTAAGCGCACTTTCACCTCCCCGGTGATGTGGCCTTCAATTGGAGAAATTCATCCTGAACCCCTAGGTGTGGTACTGATTATTTCCCCTTGGAATTATCCATTTAGTTTAGCCATAAGCCCCTTGGTGGGAGCCATAGCAGCCGGAAATTGTGCTGTAATTAAGCCTTCGGAGATTTCCCCAAAAACTTCGCAAGTTCTAGCGGAAGTTATTGGTAAAAATTTCGATCCCAACTATATTGCGGTGGTGGAAGGGGACGCGGAAGTGAGTCAAGCCCTACTTGCCCAGAAATTCGATCATATATTCTTTACGGGTAGTACCAGAATCGGCAAAATTGTCATGGAAGCGGCGGCGAAACACTTAACGCCTGTGACGTTAGAGTTAGGGGGAAAAAGTCCCTGTATTGTGGATGAAGATTGTGATATCTCTTGCACAGCGCGGCGGATTGTTTGGGGTAAATTTCTGAATGCGGGGCAAATTTGTATTGCTCCCGATTATGTGCTGGTGAATCAAAAGGTGAAAGCCGAGCTGACAGAAGCGATGCTGGCTGAAATCCAATCGTTCTATGGCGAAAATCCGGAAGAAAGCTCTGATTATGCCCGCATTATTAATGAAAAACAGTTTAATTCTCTGGAAAAGTTGCTGCAAGAGGGAAAGATTCTTTGTGGTGGAAAAACGAATCCGGAAACGCGCTATATTGCTCCGACTTTGATTGAGGACGTGACTTGGGATTCCTTGGTGATGCAGGAGGAGATTTTTGGCCCAATTTTACCGATTTTAGAGTATAACCGCCTGGAGGAGGCGATCGCCAAAATCAATGAACGTCCCAAACCCCTCGCCCTCTATCTCTTCTCCCAAGACTCCCAGATCCAGCGCCAAGTGCTAGAACAAGTCTCATCCGGAACCGCAGTCCTCAACGATACCATCTTGCAGGTTAGCGTTCACCAACTGCCCTTTGGGGGAGTTGGACAAAGTGGCATGGGCAGTTATCATGGATTAGCCAGCTTTCAAACCTTTAGCCATTATAAAAGTGTCTTAAGACGCTGGTTTTGGCTGGATCTCAACTTGCGATATCCCCCCTATGGCGACAAACTTCAACTCTTCAAAAAACTGCTTGGATATTAA
- a CDS encoding DUF4033 domain-containing protein gives MTQPEPTTYHDNLFDRLFIALFTRKMAAVVGKGSSKRGYEGFVEVSQNIMQGRNALEQQQLVKKVLNSLIPAPLLTVVRTLTRPTQWVCEANAWFATLLFQWLVGPCETKTVEIISENHTARPQKSAVQIKKCRYLESSGCVGMCINMCKLPTQDFFTQQFGIPLTMTPNFEDFSCEMVFGQYPQPLEEEAAFEQPCLTEHCAISSVKPEPCPRVRDTTLRPVMGEWGE, from the coding sequence ATGACTCAACCTGAACCCACAACCTACCACGATAATCTGTTCGATCGCCTCTTCATTGCCCTTTTCACCCGCAAAATGGCGGCTGTGGTGGGTAAAGGTAGCTCAAAAAGAGGCTATGAAGGCTTCGTGGAGGTATCCCAGAACATCATGCAGGGGCGCAATGCCTTGGAGCAACAGCAACTGGTAAAAAAGGTCTTAAACTCCCTGATTCCCGCCCCCCTTTTAACCGTTGTGCGTACCTTAACTCGACCGACTCAATGGGTATGTGAAGCCAATGCCTGGTTTGCGACGCTCTTATTTCAATGGTTGGTGGGGCCCTGTGAAACCAAAACCGTAGAAATTATTAGTGAAAATCACACGGCCCGACCACAAAAAAGCGCCGTTCAGATTAAAAAATGTCGCTATTTAGAAAGCAGTGGTTGTGTAGGAATGTGCATTAATATGTGCAAATTGCCGACTCAAGATTTCTTTACCCAACAATTTGGCATTCCCTTAACCATGACTCCCAACTTTGAAGATTTCAGTTGTGAAATGGTGTTTGGACAGTATCCCCAACCCTTAGAAGAAGAAGCGGCCTTCGAGCAACCCTGCTTAACGGAGCATTGTGCTATTTCTTCTGTGAAGCCTGAACCTTGCCCTCGCGTGCGCGATACAACGCTTCGC
- the zds gene encoding 9,9'-di-cis-zeta-carotene desaturase: MRVAIVGAGLAGLSTAVELVDAGHQVEIFESRAFVGGKVGSWVDADGNHLEMGLHVFFGCYYNLFELMRKVGAFENLRLKEHTHTFINRGGMTGELDFRFPVGAPFNGLKAFFTTSQLSVQDKAMNAIALGTSPIVRGLVDFEGAMRTIRNLDSISFADWFRKQGGSDGSLKRMWNPIAYALGFIDTENISARCMLTIFQFFAAKTEASVLRMLEGSPHEYLHKPIINYLEERGTKIYTRRRVREIQFTETQGKTEVTGIMVADGEKEETITADVYVCACDVPGIQKLLPSDWRKWPEFDNIYKLDTVPVATVQLRFDGWVTELNDETQRKQLEKAAGIDNLLYTADADFSCFADLALASPGDYYREGQGSLLQLVLTPGDPFIRESNEAIANHVLKQVQDLFPSARNLNMTWYSVVKLAQSLYREAPGMDLYRPAQKTPIPNFFLAGSYTQQDYIDSMEGATLSGRQAAQAILG; the protein is encoded by the coding sequence ATGCGTGTTGCCATTGTTGGGGCAGGTTTAGCTGGCTTATCTACTGCCGTTGAATTGGTTGATGCTGGTCATCAGGTGGAAATTTTTGAATCCCGCGCCTTTGTGGGGGGAAAAGTTGGCAGTTGGGTGGATGCAGACGGCAATCATCTTGAAATGGGATTGCATGTCTTTTTCGGCTGCTATTACAATCTGTTTGAGTTAATGCGTAAGGTAGGGGCGTTTGAGAATCTGCGCTTGAAGGAACATACCCATACGTTTATTAACCGGGGAGGAATGACAGGAGAGTTGGATTTCCGCTTTCCGGTGGGTGCGCCGTTTAATGGGTTGAAGGCTTTTTTCACCACCTCCCAATTGTCAGTTCAGGATAAGGCGATGAATGCGATCGCCCTAGGAACCAGTCCCATTGTACGCGGTTTGGTGGACTTTGAGGGCGCAATGCGGACGATTCGCAACCTGGATTCTATCAGTTTTGCCGATTGGTTCCGCAAGCAGGGCGGCTCGGATGGCTCCCTTAAGCGCATGTGGAACCCCATTGCCTATGCTTTAGGTTTTATCGATACAGAAAATATTTCCGCTCGCTGTATGCTCACCATCTTCCAATTTTTTGCCGCAAAAACGGAAGCGTCGGTGCTGAGAATGTTGGAAGGATCGCCCCATGAATATCTGCATAAACCGATTATTAACTATTTAGAAGAACGGGGCACAAAAATCTATACTCGTCGCCGCGTCAGAGAAATCCAATTTACCGAAACTCAGGGCAAAACTGAGGTGACGGGCATTATGGTTGCCGATGGCGAAAAAGAAGAAACCATTACGGCTGATGTCTATGTTTGTGCCTGTGATGTGCCGGGAATTCAAAAGCTTTTACCCTCAGATTGGCGCAAGTGGCCGGAGTTCGATAATATTTATAAGTTAGATACGGTTCCGGTGGCTACGGTGCAATTGCGCTTTGATGGTTGGGTGACAGAATTGAATGATGAAACGCAACGGAAGCAACTGGAAAAAGCGGCTGGAATTGATAATTTACTCTATACGGCAGATGCTGATTTTTCCTGCTTTGCTGACTTAGCCCTGGCGAGTCCTGGAGATTATTATCGGGAGGGACAAGGATCGCTGTTACAGTTGGTGTTAACGCCTGGCGATCCGTTTATTCGGGAAAGTAATGAGGCGATCGCCAATCATGTGCTAAAACAAGTGCAAGATCTCTTCCCCTCTGCCCGCAATCTCAACATGACCTGGTATTCTGTGGTTAAACTCGCCCAATCTCTCTATCGGGAAGCACCGGGAATGGATCTCTATCGTCCGGCGCAAAAAACCCCCATTCCTAACTTTTTCCTTGCCGGAAGCTATACCCAACAAGATTATATCGATAGCATGGAAGGGGCAACCTTGTCCGGACGACAAGCAGCTCAAGCCATTTTAGGTTAA
- a CDS encoding mechanosensitive ion channel family protein, whose amino-acid sequence MELCKALFKRYGRLIGIGVAIAILTICLPNFSLPAYPQLPSILQRNQESTVSSDDSKLVYGTITFNGRKLFDVAARPSLAEQNLRRKTPLQQRINRIESRLQQIITTGFNPESLKITVEDYKGYTVLIASDPPQLEPIIVLEITELDSELYGQPIPRLATQGSILLKQILIQGYEELQPAYIKHQLKISLGILGITLLLSATLLYLERFIKAKFKRESQNQESEASPPLENSDPLASLDRDLHQKQAKESLRLKIQVLHWLQLLVGLGALSLILWRFPWTRPLGNWLFDLPVLIIFFVLVTQIAIESSFVGLNHLSRMLIERQSHSEQESYRMSMRVNSFAPIVKGAIALSLLGLGTLLILNTLGIPLAPILGGAGILGFAISFGSQTLIKDTLNGCLILFEDQYAIGDWISINEFFGRVENLNLRITSLRTKEGRLITLPNSEIRVVQNSSKDWARKKVFIYVSAKTDVDYALKLLDDIAQNLWHDPDWNEQIIEAEVRGVDSIDAGGTQIGVRFETKPGVYRFVIREYLRRVKKTFDQQGLELGMPQQGMIYRPDSPLQTSSTPSIPWTSKNDLEYEQG is encoded by the coding sequence ATGGAATTGTGCAAAGCTCTATTCAAGCGCTATGGTAGACTAATCGGGATCGGTGTGGCGATCGCTATACTAACGATCTGCCTCCCTAACTTTTCCCTTCCTGCCTATCCCCAGCTTCCCTCCATCCTCCAAAGAAATCAAGAATCAACGGTTTCCTCCGACGATTCCAAATTAGTCTATGGCACAATTACCTTCAATGGACGCAAACTTTTTGATGTCGCTGCTCGTCCCTCTCTAGCAGAGCAAAACCTTCGGCGCAAAACACCTTTACAGCAGAGAATTAACCGAATTGAAAGCAGACTCCAGCAAATTATCACTACCGGATTTAATCCAGAGAGCCTAAAAATAACGGTAGAAGACTATAAAGGCTATACCGTTTTAATTGCCTCCGATCCTCCCCAGCTTGAACCGATAATCGTTTTAGAAATCACAGAACTCGATAGTGAATTGTATGGGCAACCGATTCCTCGATTAGCAACGCAAGGAAGTATCCTTTTAAAACAAATCCTCATTCAAGGCTATGAAGAACTACAGCCGGCCTATATTAAGCACCAACTAAAAATTTCCCTAGGGATTTTAGGCATAACCCTTTTATTGAGTGCCACTTTACTCTATTTAGAACGATTCATCAAAGCGAAGTTCAAAAGAGAGAGTCAAAACCAGGAATCCGAAGCATCACCTCCCCTAGAAAACTCCGATCCATTAGCCTCCCTAGATCGTGACCTCCATCAAAAGCAAGCCAAAGAATCCTTACGGCTTAAAATTCAAGTGTTACACTGGTTGCAATTACTGGTTGGTTTAGGAGCATTATCCCTGATTTTATGGCGGTTCCCCTGGACTCGTCCTTTAGGCAATTGGCTCTTCGATTTACCCGTCCTGATCATCTTTTTTGTCCTGGTCACTCAGATTGCGATCGAAAGCTCTTTTGTGGGCTTAAATCATCTCTCGCGAATGCTCATTGAACGTCAATCCCACTCAGAGCAAGAATCCTACCGCATGTCCATGCGAGTGAATAGCTTTGCTCCGATTGTCAAAGGGGCGATCGCCTTATCTTTGTTAGGTCTAGGAACTCTCTTAATTTTGAATACCTTGGGCATCCCCCTAGCCCCGATCTTAGGCGGTGCTGGGATTTTGGGGTTTGCGATTTCCTTTGGCTCCCAAACCCTGATTAAAGATACTCTCAACGGATGCCTGATTTTATTTGAAGACCAGTACGCGATCGGCGATTGGATTAGCATTAATGAATTTTTTGGTCGCGTCGAAAACCTTAATTTACGGATTACTAGCCTGCGGACAAAAGAAGGGCGCTTAATCACCCTTCCCAATAGCGAAATTCGAGTCGTTCAAAATTCCTCTAAAGATTGGGCAAGAAAGAAAGTATTTATTTACGTGAGTGCTAAAACCGATGTTGATTATGCCTTGAAACTGCTGGATGATATAGCCCAAAATCTGTGGCACGATCCTGATTGGAACGAGCAAATTATCGAAGCTGAAGTGCGGGGTGTGGATTCCATTGACGCAGGAGGAACTCAAATCGGAGTGCGCTTTGAAACCAAACCTGGAGTCTATCGCTTTGTGATCCGCGAATATCTGCGTCGAGTCAAGAAAACCTTTGATCAACAGGGTTTAGAATTGGGAATGCCCCAACAAGGAATGATTTATCGCCCCGACTCACCCCTCCAGACTTCTTCAACTCCCTCTATTCCCTGGACATCAAAAAATGATCTAGAATATGAACAGGGTTAA
- a CDS encoding response regulator transcription factor → MRILLIEDDISLAETLAEALTDQLYVVDIAANGAVAWEYFDALDYDLLLLDVMLPDLDGISLCKQLRLQGYQMPILMITARDTVSDKIAGLDAGADDYIVKPVDLGELFARVRALLRRGSVSAPILEWGALRFDPSTYEANYSDRSLHLTPKEYSLLELLMRNGRRVLSRHMMIEHIWSLKDPPEEDTIKVHIRSLRQKLKAAGAPEDFIETVHGIGYRLGKVETS, encoded by the coding sequence ATGAGGATTCTTTTAATTGAAGATGACATAAGTCTGGCTGAGACTCTAGCAGAAGCCCTCACCGATCAACTGTATGTTGTGGACATTGCCGCCAATGGAGCCGTCGCGTGGGAATACTTTGACGCTCTTGATTATGACCTGTTGCTCTTGGATGTGATGCTTCCCGATCTTGATGGCATTAGTCTCTGTAAGCAACTGCGTCTTCAAGGTTATCAAATGCCGATTCTAATGATCACAGCCCGTGATACCGTTAGTGACAAAATCGCGGGTTTAGATGCTGGAGCTGATGATTATATTGTCAAACCTGTCGATCTCGGTGAATTATTTGCCAGGGTTCGCGCCCTTTTGCGTCGAGGCAGCGTATCAGCTCCGATTCTAGAGTGGGGAGCCTTGAGGTTTGATCCTAGCACCTATGAAGCCAACTATAGCGATCGCTCCCTACATTTAACCCCCAAAGAATATTCCCTTTTAGAATTATTGATGCGTAATGGTCGTCGGGTGTTGAGTCGTCATATGATGATTGAACATATTTGGTCGCTCAAAGATCCGCCAGAAGAAGATACGATTAAAGTGCATATTCGCAGTTTACGTCAAAAGTTAAAAGCGGCTGGTGCGCCCGAAGATTTTATTGAAACGGTGCATGGTATTGGTTATCGGTTGGGGAAAGTTGAGACCAGTTAA
- a CDS encoding phycobilisome rod-core linker polypeptide, which yields MAIPLLQYPPTSQNHRVEGFEIPTPEKPRLYTTELLTSSTDMDELIWAAYRQVFNEQQLLSVTYQKSLESQLRSGQITVRDFMRSLLVSETFRIHNYEPNNNYRFVELCIQRVLGREVYGEREKLAWSVVLATEGLHGFIDQLLNSEEYLTHFGDRTVPYQRRRILPQRSQGNLPIARMPRYGEDYRQKLEELGYFQPPKTDYRWSWQQPPYPAWIRLTGKLIAFSGAGLLALGVGAVALAAWGIIPL from the coding sequence ATGGCAATTCCCTTACTTCAATATCCCCCAACCAGTCAAAATCATCGAGTGGAGGGATTTGAAATTCCGACTCCGGAAAAGCCTCGACTCTATACCACTGAACTCTTGACTTCATCCACAGACATGGATGAACTAATTTGGGCGGCCTATCGCCAAGTTTTTAATGAGCAACAATTGCTCTCGGTCACCTATCAGAAGTCTCTAGAGTCTCAGTTGAGATCGGGTCAAATTACAGTTCGTGATTTTATGCGATCGCTGCTGGTCTCGGAAACCTTTCGGATACATAACTATGAACCCAATAATAATTATCGGTTTGTAGAACTGTGTATTCAACGGGTACTGGGACGAGAGGTTTATGGAGAGCGAGAAAAATTAGCCTGGTCAGTCGTTTTAGCCACTGAAGGCTTACATGGGTTCATTGACCAACTCCTCAATAGCGAAGAATATCTGACCCATTTTGGCGATCGTACCGTTCCCTATCAACGGCGGCGTATTTTGCCCCAACGTTCTCAGGGAAACTTACCCATTGCCAGGATGCCTCGTTATGGAGAAGATTATCGCCAGAAATTAGAAGAATTGGGTTATTTTCAACCCCCTAAAACAGACTATCGTTGGTCATGGCAACAGCCTCCTTATCCCGCTTGGATTCGTCTAACGGGTAAGCTCATTGCTTTCAGTGGTGCTGGATTACTAGCATTAGGAGTCGGAGCAGTCGCCTTAGCAGCCTGGGGCATTATTCCCCTATAA